TTTGTTTGATGAATAGCATCAATCCATGCCGCTAACTGCTTATTATTCGCCGTGATGTGTGCTTCTATATCTCGTGAAGATTCCCCGTTTTTTCCGTAGTGGTATATTTCAGGTAGTAATGTATGCAGTTGTTGATCAGTAATCG
This genomic interval from Virgibacillus pantothenticus contains the following:
- a CDS encoding YtzH-like family protein; this translates as MELNTNNQLTLLMDLLDEHHSDCCGSVSEYQQITRLVKSLMQNSSITDQQLHTLLPEIYHYGKNGESSRDIEAHITANNKQLAAWIDAIHQTNLN